In the genome of Tropicibacter oceani, one region contains:
- a CDS encoding DMT family transporter, giving the protein MPVQPASPIHSAPAPSHPDNTRGIVLMALGFAFFAAGDVQAKLLTESFNPLQITWMRMTGLFLGVMIMLSFRGLHLLRTVNRPVQILRGVAAAGSASLFIFAIQHVPLADAVAVSFVAPFVVTVFGAILLREPVGPRRWVAVAIGFGGMLIVIRPGLGVFHPAILLVVLAASLFASRQILSRMLAGTDGAMTTVAYTSITATGLLTLTLPFVWQTPQGWQTWALIFGLAGTSAIGEVLVIRALDIAQAVVLAPLHYSLILWGTFYGYIAFAQLPDGWTLLGCGIIMASGLYTLHRERLANRKARG; this is encoded by the coding sequence ATGCCCGTACAACCCGCCTCGCCGATCCATTCGGCGCCCGCCCCTTCGCATCCCGACAACACGCGCGGGATCGTGCTGATGGCGCTTGGCTTTGCCTTCTTCGCCGCCGGGGACGTGCAGGCCAAACTGCTGACCGAAAGTTTCAACCCGCTGCAGATCACCTGGATGCGGATGACGGGGCTGTTCCTGGGGGTGATGATCATGCTGTCGTTTCGCGGGCTGCACCTGTTGCGGACCGTCAACCGCCCCGTGCAGATCCTGCGCGGCGTGGCGGCGGCGGGGTCGGCCTCGCTTTTCATCTTTGCCATCCAGCATGTGCCGCTGGCCGATGCGGTGGCGGTGTCCTTTGTCGCGCCCTTCGTCGTGACCGTCTTTGGCGCAATCCTGCTGCGCGAACCGGTCGGGCCACGGCGTTGGGTGGCGGTGGCCATCGGCTTTGGCGGCATGCTGATCGTGATCCGCCCGGGGCTGGGTGTGTTTCACCCGGCGATCCTGCTGGTGGTTCTGGCTGCCTCGCTGTTCGCCTCGCGGCAGATCCTGTCACGGATGCTGGCCGGGACCGATGGCGCCATGACGACCGTCGCCTATACCTCGATCACCGCGACCGGCCTGCTGACGCTGACCTTACCCTTTGTCTGGCAGACCCCGCAGGGCTGGCAGACCTGGGCGCTGATCTTCGGGCTGGCGGGCACCTCGGCAATCGGCGAAGTCCTTGTGATCCGGGCGCTGGACATCGCGCAGGCGGTGGTGCTGGCGCCGCTGCATTATTCGCTGATCCTGTGGGGCACCTTTTATGGATACATCGCCTTTGCGCAGCTGCCCGATGGCTGGACCCTGCTGGGCTGCGGCATCATCATGGCCTCGGGGCTGTATACGCTGCACCGCGAAAGGCTGGCCAACCGCAAGGCGCGCGGCTAG
- a CDS encoding co-chaperone GroES — protein sequence MAFKPLHDRVLVRRVESDEKTKGGLIIPESAKEKPAEGEIVACGEGARKDSGELIAMAVKQGDKVLFGKWSGTEVTIDGEELLIMKESDILGIIA from the coding sequence ATGGCATTTAAACCGCTTCATGACCGTGTGCTGGTTCGCCGCGTAGAGAGCGACGAAAAGACCAAGGGTGGTCTGATCATCCCCGAAAGCGCCAAGGAAAAGCCCGCCGAGGGCGAGATTGTCGCTTGTGGTGAAGGCGCGCGCAAGGACAGCGGCGAGCTGATCGCGATGGCCGTCAAGCAGGGCGACAAAGTCCTGTTCGGCAAGTGGTCCGGCACCGAAGTGACGATCGACGGCGAAGAGCTGCTGATCATGAAAGAAAGCGACATCCTCGGCATCATCGCCTGA
- the groL gene encoding chaperonin GroEL (60 kDa chaperone family; promotes refolding of misfolded polypeptides especially under stressful conditions; forms two stacked rings of heptamers to form a barrel-shaped 14mer; ends can be capped by GroES; misfolded proteins enter the barrel where they are refolded when GroES binds): MSAKDVKFDTDARNKMLRGVNILADAVKVTLGPKGRNVILDKSFGAPRITKDGVSVAKEIELEDKFENMGAQMVKEVASRTNDEAGDGTTTATVLAQAIVKEGLKQVAAGLNPMDLKRGIDLATSKVVQAIKDAARPVSDSAEVAQVGTISANGEAEIGQQIADAMQKVGNEGVITVEENKGLETETEVVEGMQFDRGYLSPYFVTNPDKMIAELDDCMILLHEKKLSSLQPMVPLLEQVIQSQKPLLIIAEDVEGEALATLVVNKLRGGLKIAAVKAPGFGDRRKAMLQDIAILTGGQVISEDLGMKLESVTMDMLGSAKTVNITKDETTIVDGHGEKAEIQARVAQIRTQIEETTSDYDREKLQERVAKLAGGVAVIRVGGMTEIEVKERKDRVDDALNATRAAVQEGIVVGGGTALVQAAKVLEGLTGANSDQNAGIAIVRRALEAPMRQIAENAGVDGSVVAGKVRESTDPKFGYNAQTDEYGDMFKFGVIDPAKVVRTALEDASSVAGLLITTEAMVADKPAKEGAGGGMPDMGGMGGMGGMM; encoded by the coding sequence ATGTCCGCAAAAGACGTGAAATTCGATACCGATGCCCGCAACAAGATGCTGCGCGGCGTGAACATCCTTGCCGACGCGGTCAAGGTCACCCTTGGCCCCAAAGGCCGCAACGTGATCCTGGACAAGTCCTTTGGCGCACCGCGCATCACCAAGGACGGCGTTTCGGTTGCCAAAGAGATCGAGCTTGAGGACAAGTTCGAGAACATGGGCGCCCAGATGGTGAAGGAAGTTGCTTCCCGCACCAACGACGAAGCCGGTGACGGCACCACCACCGCGACGGTTCTGGCCCAGGCCATCGTCAAGGAAGGTCTCAAGCAGGTTGCAGCCGGTCTGAACCCGATGGACCTGAAGCGCGGCATCGATCTGGCGACCTCGAAGGTCGTGCAGGCGATCAAGGACGCGGCCCGCCCGGTGTCCGACAGCGCAGAAGTTGCCCAGGTTGGCACCATTTCCGCCAACGGCGAAGCCGAGATTGGCCAGCAGATTGCTGACGCCATGCAGAAAGTCGGCAACGAAGGCGTGATCACCGTCGAAGAGAACAAGGGCCTCGAGACCGAGACCGAAGTCGTCGAAGGCATGCAGTTCGACCGCGGCTACCTGTCGCCCTATTTCGTCACCAACCCGGACAAGATGATTGCCGAGCTGGATGACTGCATGATCCTGCTGCACGAAAAGAAACTGTCGTCGCTTCAGCCGATGGTTCCGCTGCTCGAGCAGGTGATCCAGTCGCAAAAGCCGCTGCTGATCATCGCGGAAGACGTCGAAGGCGAAGCGCTGGCGACCCTCGTGGTCAACAAGCTGCGTGGCGGCCTGAAGATTGCTGCCGTCAAGGCACCGGGCTTTGGCGATCGCCGCAAGGCCATGCTGCAGGACATCGCGATCCTGACCGGCGGCCAGGTGATCTCGGAAGATCTGGGCATGAAGCTCGAGTCCGTGACCATGGACATGCTGGGCAGCGCCAAGACCGTGAACATCACCAAGGACGAAACCACCATCGTCGACGGTCACGGTGAAAAGGCCGAGATCCAGGCACGTGTGGCCCAGATCCGCACCCAGATCGAAGAAACCACCAGCGACTACGATCGTGAAAAGCTGCAGGAACGCGTCGCCAAACTGGCCGGCGGTGTGGCTGTCATCCGCGTTGGCGGCATGACCGAAATCGAAGTCAAAGAGCGCAAGGACCGCGTCGACGACGCTCTGAACGCAACCCGCGCTGCCGTTCAGGAAGGCATCGTTGTTGGTGGTGGTACTGCCCTGGTGCAGGCTGCCAAGGTTCTCGAAGGTCTGACGGGCGCCAACTCGGATCAGAACGCCGGTATCGCCATCGTGCGCCGCGCGCTCGAAGCTCCGATGCGCCAGATCGCCGAGAACGCCGGTGTTGACGGTTCGGTCGTTGCAGGCAAGGTCCGCGAGTCGACCGACCCCAAGTTCGGCTACAACGCCCAGACCGATGAATATGGCGACATGTTCAAGTTCGGCGTCATTGACCCGGCCAAGGTTGTGCGTACCGCACTGGAAGACGCGTCCTCGGTTGCTGGTCTGCTGATCACCACCGAAGCCATGGTTGCCGACAAGCCCGCCAAGGAAGGCGCCGGTGGCGGCATGCCCGACATGGGCGGCATGGGCGGCATGGGCGGCATGATGTAA